A stretch of Pygocentrus nattereri isolate fPygNat1 chromosome 8, fPygNat1.pri, whole genome shotgun sequence DNA encodes these proteins:
- the ndufs8b gene encoding NADH:ubiquinone oxidoreductase core subunit S8b isoform X1 produces the protein MSLAAFPGVMSTALRLLYSSQPGTFAAGPVLVRPFSVTVQRGGYKYVNAQELPMDMKSVTDRAAQTLLWTELFRGLGMTMSYLFREPATINYPFEKGPLSPRFRGEHALRRYPNGEERCIACKLCEAICPAQAITIEAETRADGSRRTTRYDIDMTKCIYCGFCQEACPVDAIVEGPNFEFSTETHEELLYNKEKLLNNGDRWEAEIAANIQADYLYR, from the exons ATGAGTTTAGCG GCCTTCCCTGGTGTGATGTCTACAGCACTGCGATTACTCTACTCCTCCCAGCCAG GCACGTTCGCTGCCGGCCCTGTCCTGGTTCGACCTTTCAGTGTCACCGTCCAAAGAGGAGGCTATA AATATGTGAACGCTCAGGAGCTGCCCATGGATATGAAATCTGTGACTGACCGCGCAGCCCAAACACTGCTGTGGACTGAGCTCTTCAGag ggcTGGGTATGACTATGAGTTACCTGTTCCGAGAGCCAGCCACCATAAATTATCCTTTTGAGAAAGGGCCTCTGTCCCCTCGTTTCCGCGGGGAACATGCGCTGCGCAGGTACCCGAATGGAGAGGAGCGCTGTATCGCATGCAAACTGTGTGAAGCCATCTGCCCTGCACAG GCCATCACAATTGAAGCAGAAACCCGAGCTGACGGCAGCAGAAGAACTACTCGCTATGATATCGACATGACCAAATGCATCTACTGTGGATTCTGTCAGGAGGCCTGTCCTGTAGATGCAATAGTGGAG GGTCCTAATTTTGAGTTCTCCACTGAGACACATGAGGAGTTGCTTTACAATAAGGAGAAGCTGCTGAACAATGGGGATCGCTGGGAGGCTGAGATTGCTGCCAACATCCAGGCTGACTACCTGTACAGATAA
- the ndufs8b gene encoding NADH:ubiquinone oxidoreductase core subunit S8b isoform X2, with product MSTALRLLYSSQPGTFAAGPVLVRPFSVTVQRGGYKYVNAQELPMDMKSVTDRAAQTLLWTELFRGLGMTMSYLFREPATINYPFEKGPLSPRFRGEHALRRYPNGEERCIACKLCEAICPAQAITIEAETRADGSRRTTRYDIDMTKCIYCGFCQEACPVDAIVEGPNFEFSTETHEELLYNKEKLLNNGDRWEAEIAANIQADYLYR from the exons ATGTCTACAGCACTGCGATTACTCTACTCCTCCCAGCCAG GCACGTTCGCTGCCGGCCCTGTCCTGGTTCGACCTTTCAGTGTCACCGTCCAAAGAGGAGGCTATA AATATGTGAACGCTCAGGAGCTGCCCATGGATATGAAATCTGTGACTGACCGCGCAGCCCAAACACTGCTGTGGACTGAGCTCTTCAGag ggcTGGGTATGACTATGAGTTACCTGTTCCGAGAGCCAGCCACCATAAATTATCCTTTTGAGAAAGGGCCTCTGTCCCCTCGTTTCCGCGGGGAACATGCGCTGCGCAGGTACCCGAATGGAGAGGAGCGCTGTATCGCATGCAAACTGTGTGAAGCCATCTGCCCTGCACAG GCCATCACAATTGAAGCAGAAACCCGAGCTGACGGCAGCAGAAGAACTACTCGCTATGATATCGACATGACCAAATGCATCTACTGTGGATTCTGTCAGGAGGCCTGTCCTGTAGATGCAATAGTGGAG GGTCCTAATTTTGAGTTCTCCACTGAGACACATGAGGAGTTGCTTTACAATAAGGAGAAGCTGCTGAACAATGGGGATCGCTGGGAGGCTGAGATTGCTGCCAACATCCAGGCTGACTACCTGTACAGATAA
- the ran gene encoding GTP-binding nuclear protein Ran, whose translation MAENDPQVQFKLVLVGDGGTGKTTFVKRHLTGEFEKKYVATLGVEVHPLVFHTNRGAIKYNVWDTAGQEKFGGLRDGYYIQAQCAIIMFDVTSRVTYKNVPNWHRDLVRVCENIPIVLCGNKVDIKDRKVKAKSIVFHRKKNLQYYDISAKSNYNFEKPFLWLARKLIGDPNLEFVEMPALAPPEIAMDPSLAAQYEHDLKVASETALPDEDDDL comes from the exons ATGGCAGAGAACGACCCACAGGTTCAGTTTAAG CTGGTTCTGGTAGGAGATGGTGGCACAGGAAAGACCACCTTTGTGAAGAGACATTTGACAGGAGAATTCGAAAAGAAATATGTCG CCACTCTCGGAGTCGAAGTACACCCCTTGGTCTTCCACACTAACAGAGGAGCCATCAAATACAACGTATGGGACACAGCCGGACAGGAGAAGTTTGGGGGTCTCAGAGACGGATACTACATCCAAG CTCAGTGTGCAATCATCATGTTTGATGTCACCTCTCGAGTCACTTACAAGAACGTGCCTAACTGGCATCGTGACctggtgcgtgtgtgtgagaacatTCCTATAGTCCTATGTGGCAACAAGGTGGACATCAAGGACAGGAAGGTGAAAGCCAAGAGCATTGTTTTTCATCGCAAGAAGAATCTACAG TACTATGACATCTCTGCAAAGAGTAATTATAACTTTGAGAAGCCCTTCCTGTGGCTTGCACGGAAGCTGATTGGTGATCCTAACCTGGAATTTGTGGAGATGCCTGCCCTCGCCCCACCTGAAATTGCCATGGACCCATCACTTGCTGCACAGTATGAGCATGACCTGAAA GTGGCATCAGAAACAGCTCTGCCAGATGAGGATGACGACCTTTAA